ACATTTGTGTGCTCATCTCCTCATCCCGGCCACTCGAAGTCCACCCGCGCCAACAGCCCAACCCGATTGCGCCCCTGCCACACTGGTGTGCTCGGCGGCTGTGTGGCGTAGAGACCGCGTCCGGCGGTCACGACGCGCTCATACTGGCTGGGCCAGTTGATCTCAGCGGCAAGCCCATCGAGCACCGGCCGCCCGCGATCAAGTGCTCGTCCGACGTGCTCCGGCGCGGGCAACAGATCGGACTTGCTCGAGTTGCAGCCCTGGCAGGCCAGCACCAGATTCGTCAGTCCGTCGATCCCGACCCGCGACCACGGGAGCACATGATCGACGTGCCGGCCGCTCCGGGTCGACGCGCTGCAGTAGAAGCACGTCGGTCCGAACCGCTCAGTCAGCGCGTCACCGGCACGCTGCAGCGATACCCTGTCGGCGCCGAACAGGTGGTGGGCGAGGTCGAGCCCGTCATCGAGCACAGACTTGTTCATGCGCCGTACGTCGTCGACCCAGGCGAGCTGGAATGCGGGCTTCAGGAGCGGCGCCAGGCGCGCGAGGGTCACACAGACGCCTGGAAACAGGGTGAGCGCGTTGCCGTGGTCGGCGATCACCCGCTTCGATGCGGTGCCCATCCACGAGTCGTCGTACAGAAAGCGCTCGTTCTCCGCGGTGGTGGTCAGATTCTGTAGCAGTTTCAGCGGATAGCGAACCAGCGTCTGCTTCACCGTGGCGTGCGCCACCAGGTACTCGCCCGATCCCTGTGCGACAACCAGATCCACCGACGGCGTGCGATGCGTGGCGGTGACGGAGGAGCGAAGGTTGGCGACGGCGTCGAAGATGACGCCGCGTCCATCGGAGGATTGCCGCAGTCGATGACCGTCGAGTGGTCGCATCTGTCGCCAATAGAGTTCGATGACGCGGGTGGTCAGGTCGTCGAGGTCGACGTCCACCGCAGCGTCCAGGTCGTCGGGCACGGACTCGACCGCGAGGTCCAGCAGCGCCATGAGCACTGCCAGCTTGTAGGTGGCGGTGCGACGGCCGCTCTCGAGCACCGCGACCAGCTTCTGGCCGAGCGTCAGCGGATCGGTGAGAGGCGGCATCAGGAGTTCAGCCTAGGCCAGCAAGAAGTACGGAACCAGACCGAACACCAATCCCAACAACATCATTCCGCCGACGACTCCGACGACGATCCCGAATCCGTTCCACGGTTGCGGACTCGGACCGAGCGCGCCACGACTGAATGTCCACACCGGTGCCCGGTACTCGACGACAGTCGGCTGCTGTGGGTGAACAGTGACGGATAGTTCTGCCGGCCCGACCCGCGACGGCAGGTAGTACGGCACGTAGACCTGCAGATGGTAGCGACCGGGCGGCACAGGGATGACGTTGTGGCCCCAGCGCGTGTGCGGGACCTCCCAACCGTTGACAAAGATCTTGGGACGGACGAAGGCGAAGAGGAACGCGAGCACAAAGTGTTGGGCGTCGACGACGATCGCCGACTGCGGTGCTGGACCGAAGTTGTAGCTCGGTGTCGTCATCCGATCCCGTCTCGATCAGCGCTCGTACAGACTGCCGATGAACGCAGCCACGTTCTGTTCGATGATCTCGTGCTGCCAGCCCGCGATGATGGGGAACAGCTCGATGTAGGTGATGTCCTGCGACGTGATGCTCTCGAACGGACCCGGCCGTCGGGTAGTTGGTGACGACGTGGGTGGTGGCGTCGAACAGTTCTTGCCGAAGGTGTCGCGGCGCTATCAGCAGGTCATCGTTGGCGACGTTCGCCTGGTGGATGTACCAGGCGGCGTGATCGGCGTCCATCATGGGATCGTCGGCGGCGTGCAGATTCCACAGGAGTGAAAGGGCTTGTGCCTGTCGAGAACCGAGGTGGCTTGTGTAGTCGGTGCAGGGGCGCGGGAACACATAGTCGGGGTGGAGGATCGGGAGCATGTGCCGCGGTCCGGTTAGAGGAGTGCCAGCATGGGTTCATCGCTCATCGTGCACGTCTGTCGAACATCGCGATCCCGAACGAGGACGCAAGCCAAGTCAGCGGAATCCACACGTAGCAGGACAGCGCGTACCAGAGGCTGACTACGGCGAAACTCGCGCCAAGGCCAGTAGCGCCGGGACCTCTGTGGGGCACTATGCCGATGCCCCAAAACGCAATCATGAAGAGGGCATAGCTGATCGGAATGGAGACCAGGAAGAGCTTGAGTGAGTATGGTCGCAGCAGGGGAGATCGCTCCTCGCGTTCGGCGTCAGTTGCCTCCAACGGACACCTCGTGATGGCCGGGGAGGTGTTTAGCGGGTCCCCATGGGTCTGATGGATCTGGCATGAACTTGTAGACGGGGGTGGTGGTGCCGGACTCGCTGTCGTTATAGACCTCCCAGGCTGGATAGTTCGGCAATTGACCGTCCAGTGCGGGTGCAGCTCCGTCAAACGGTTCTGTGATGAGAGTGCCCCGCACACTTGTGCCGACGGTGCTCGACGCCCATTGCCCGACTTTCTGGTCGTAGAACGGCATGT
This sequence is a window from Gordonia insulae. Protein-coding genes within it:
- a CDS encoding HNH endonuclease — protein: MPPLTDPLTLGQKLVAVLESGRRTATYKLAVLMALLDLAVESVPDDLDAAVDVDLDDLTTRVIELYWRQMRPLDGHRLRQSSDGRGVIFDAVANLRSSVTATHRTPSVDLVVAQGSGEYLVAHATVKQTLVRYPLKLLQNLTTTAENERFLYDDSWMGTASKRVIADHGNALTLFPGVCVTLARLAPLLKPAFQLAWVDDVRRMNKSVLDDGLDLAHHLFGADRVSLQRAGDALTERFGPTCFYCSASTRSGRHVDHVLPWSRVGIDGLTNLVLACQGCNSSKSDLLPAPEHVGRALDRGRPVLDGLAAEINWPSQYERVVTAGRGLYATQPPSTPVWQGRNRVGLLARVDFEWPG